A stretch of Macadamia integrifolia cultivar HAES 741 chromosome 7, SCU_Mint_v3, whole genome shotgun sequence DNA encodes these proteins:
- the LOC122085013 gene encoding protein IQ-DOMAIN 9-like isoform X1 → MGSGDWFKTIISRKKVKEEKPKQLKGPPTKKSNGFKWRHRSRKESSSNFLNGSSGGNPVVLGMPVEDVAATRIQTAFRAYMARKTLRRLKGTVRLQALTQGYPTKKQASTTLNYLHSWNRIQTQIKARRISMVTEGRINQKKLENQLKLEAKLHEIEVEWSGSSDTMEEILARIYQREEAAVKRERAMAYAFSHQWRANSNLNLGQFACELGKANWGWSWKERWIAARPWESRVSISPSPKKARSKKTGKLGNSTSLPATKISVSVKPTLSNGKGSIKPRRLSYPNAQKPAEDAKLSSMSGSETEEINPNQEQPVSH, encoded by the exons ATGGGTTCTGGAGACTGGTTTAAGACCATAATTAGCcgaaagaaagtgaaagaggAAAAACCCAAACAACTAAAG GGACCACCTACTAAAAAATCAAATGGGTTCAAGTGGAGACATCGCTCTCGTAAAGAGTCATCTAGTAACTTCCTCAATGGCAGTTCTGGTGGAAACCCTGTTGTACTTGGTATGCCAGTTGAGGATGTTGCAGCCACACGAATTCAAACTGCATTTCGGGCATATATG GCAAGGAAAACTTTACGTCGTTTGAAAGGAACTGTAAGGTTACAAGCATTGACCCAAGGCTATCCTACAAAGAAACAAGCATCAACTACTTTGAACTATCTCCATTCTTGGAATAGGATACAGACCCAGATTAAAGCCCGTAGAATCTCCATGGTAACTGAAGGCCGAATTAACCAAAAGAAACTAGAGAATCAGTTAAAACTGGAGGCGAAGCTTCATGAGATAGAG GTGGAGTGGTCAGGCAGCTCTGACACCATGGAGGAAATTCTTGCCAGGATATATCAGAGAGAAGAAGCTGCAGTTAAGCGTGAGAGAGCCATGGCATATGCATTCTCTCATCAG TGGAGGGCCAACTCTAATCTGAACCTGGGACAGTTTGCTTGTGAACTTGGCAAAGCTAACTGGGGTTGGAGCTGGAAGGAGCGTTGGATTGCAGCTCGCCCATGGGAGAGCAGAGTTTCCATCAGCCCAAGTCCCAAGAAGGCCCGGAGTAAGAAGACAGGCAAGCTTGGTAACAGTACAAGCCTGCCAGCAACAAAAATCTCTGTTTCAGTCAAACCTACTTTGTCTAATGGGAAGGGATCCATAAAGCCAAGGAGATTGTCTTACCCAAATGCTCAAAAACCTGCTGAAGATGCTAAGTTATCAAGCATGTCTGGTTCTGAAACTGAAGAAATAAACCCCAACCAAGAGCAGCCAGTATCTCACTGA
- the LOC122085013 gene encoding protein IQ-DOMAIN 9-like isoform X3: MPVEDVAATRIQTAFRAYMARKTLRRLKGTVRLQALTQGYPTKKQASTTLNYLHSWNRIQTQIKARRISMVTEGRINQKKLENQLKLEAKLHEIEVEWSGSSDTMEEILARIYQREEAAVKRERAMAYAFSHQWRANSNLNLGQFACELGKANWGWSWKERWIAARPWESRVSISPSPKKARSKKTGKLGNSTSLPATKISVSVKPTLSNGKGSIKPRRLSYPNAQKPAEDAKLSSMSGSETEEINPNQEQPVSH; encoded by the exons ATGCCAGTTGAGGATGTTGCAGCCACACGAATTCAAACTGCATTTCGGGCATATATG GCAAGGAAAACTTTACGTCGTTTGAAAGGAACTGTAAGGTTACAAGCATTGACCCAAGGCTATCCTACAAAGAAACAAGCATCAACTACTTTGAACTATCTCCATTCTTGGAATAGGATACAGACCCAGATTAAAGCCCGTAGAATCTCCATGGTAACTGAAGGCCGAATTAACCAAAAGAAACTAGAGAATCAGTTAAAACTGGAGGCGAAGCTTCATGAGATAGAG GTGGAGTGGTCAGGCAGCTCTGACACCATGGAGGAAATTCTTGCCAGGATATATCAGAGAGAAGAAGCTGCAGTTAAGCGTGAGAGAGCCATGGCATATGCATTCTCTCATCAG TGGAGGGCCAACTCTAATCTGAACCTGGGACAGTTTGCTTGTGAACTTGGCAAAGCTAACTGGGGTTGGAGCTGGAAGGAGCGTTGGATTGCAGCTCGCCCATGGGAGAGCAGAGTTTCCATCAGCCCAAGTCCCAAGAAGGCCCGGAGTAAGAAGACAGGCAAGCTTGGTAACAGTACAAGCCTGCCAGCAACAAAAATCTCTGTTTCAGTCAAACCTACTTTGTCTAATGGGAAGGGATCCATAAAGCCAAGGAGATTGTCTTACCCAAATGCTCAAAAACCTGCTGAAGATGCTAAGTTATCAAGCATGTCTGGTTCTGAAACTGAAGAAATAAACCCCAACCAAGAGCAGCCAGTATCTCACTGA
- the LOC122085013 gene encoding protein IQ-DOMAIN 9-like isoform X2: MGSGDWFKTIISRKKVKEEKPKQLKARKTLRRLKGTVRLQALTQGYPTKKQASTTLNYLHSWNRIQTQIKARRISMVTEGRINQKKLENQLKLEAKLHEIEVEWSGSSDTMEEILARIYQREEAAVKRERAMAYAFSHQWRANSNLNLGQFACELGKANWGWSWKERWIAARPWESRVSISPSPKKARSKKTGKLGNSTSLPATKISVSVKPTLSNGKGSIKPRRLSYPNAQKPAEDAKLSSMSGSETEEINPNQEQPVSH; encoded by the exons ATGGGTTCTGGAGACTGGTTTAAGACCATAATTAGCcgaaagaaagtgaaagaggAAAAACCCAAACAACTAAAG GCAAGGAAAACTTTACGTCGTTTGAAAGGAACTGTAAGGTTACAAGCATTGACCCAAGGCTATCCTACAAAGAAACAAGCATCAACTACTTTGAACTATCTCCATTCTTGGAATAGGATACAGACCCAGATTAAAGCCCGTAGAATCTCCATGGTAACTGAAGGCCGAATTAACCAAAAGAAACTAGAGAATCAGTTAAAACTGGAGGCGAAGCTTCATGAGATAGAG GTGGAGTGGTCAGGCAGCTCTGACACCATGGAGGAAATTCTTGCCAGGATATATCAGAGAGAAGAAGCTGCAGTTAAGCGTGAGAGAGCCATGGCATATGCATTCTCTCATCAG TGGAGGGCCAACTCTAATCTGAACCTGGGACAGTTTGCTTGTGAACTTGGCAAAGCTAACTGGGGTTGGAGCTGGAAGGAGCGTTGGATTGCAGCTCGCCCATGGGAGAGCAGAGTTTCCATCAGCCCAAGTCCCAAGAAGGCCCGGAGTAAGAAGACAGGCAAGCTTGGTAACAGTACAAGCCTGCCAGCAACAAAAATCTCTGTTTCAGTCAAACCTACTTTGTCTAATGGGAAGGGATCCATAAAGCCAAGGAGATTGTCTTACCCAAATGCTCAAAAACCTGCTGAAGATGCTAAGTTATCAAGCATGTCTGGTTCTGAAACTGAAGAAATAAACCCCAACCAAGAGCAGCCAGTATCTCACTGA